In Triticum urartu cultivar G1812 chromosome 6, Tu2.1, whole genome shotgun sequence, the following proteins share a genomic window:
- the LOC125514837 gene encoding triacylglycerol lipase OBL1-like produces MASDGDGVHGGGGGFCNSDFMELRPEKGGVRDLLHLLWSPNVAENDAVDCPTGTEIESARRRWAVFVSLVAQMVLLWAKRPVALLGRAAEYWMNLLNENGGGVLPLLANALHGKVKMPDRASLNYRSCIGLLDTRVELDKKIKPGDSNYHAALSIMAAKLAYENELVISSVVQNHWHMEFLGFYNCWNDYEEDYTTQAFMLADAPAPDATLAVVAFCGTKPFDTEQWCTDVDFSWYQLPGAGAGCRVHGGFMKALGLQRRGGGWPRDVADPTGAGNGRPFAYYAIREKLKRFLDGNPGARFAVAGHSLGGALAVLFPTVLALHGEEAVLGRLQGVYTFGQPRVGDERLGAFMAPHLENPSRYFRFVYCNDIVPRVPYDDSTLLFKHFGTCLYFDSFYRGQVTVEEPNKNYFSVLAVAPKLVNAWWELARSFLIGYAEGPEYAEGWLMRLARVAALVMPGLPPHAPQDYVNATRLGAASLGPLELAEQPL; encoded by the exons ATGGCCTCCGACGGCGATGGCGTCCACGGCGGAGGAGGAGGCTTCTGCAACAGCGACTTCATGGAGCTGCGGCCGGAGAAGGGCGGGGTGCGCGACCTCCTCCACCTCCTGTGGTCGCCGAACGTCGCGGAGAACGACGCCGTGGACTGCCCCACGGGCACGGAGATCGAatcggcgcggcggcggtgggccGTGTTCGTGTCGCTGGTGGCGCAGATGGTGCTCCTGTGGGCGAAGCGGCCAGTGGCGCTGCTGGGGCGGGCGGCCGAGTACTGGATGAACCTCCTCAACGAGAACGGCGGCGGCGTCCTCCCGCTCCTCGCCAACGCCCTGCATG GGAAGGTGAAAATGCCAGACAGAGCGTCCCTGAACTACCGTTCCTGCATCGGGCTGCTCGACACGAGGGTCGAGCTGGACAAGAAGATCAAACCCGGGGACAGCAACTACCACGCCGCGCTGTCGATCATGGCGGCGAAGCTGGCCTACGAGAACGAGCTCGTCATCAGCAGCGTCGTGCAGAACCACTGGCACATGGAGTTCCTGGGCTTCTACAACTGCTGGAACG ACTATGAAGAGGACTATACGACGCAGGCGTTCATGCTGGCGGACGCGCCGGCGCCGGACGCGACGCTGGCGGTGGTGGCCTTCTGCGGCACCAAGCCGTTCGACACGGAGCAGTGGTGCACGGACGTGGACTTCTCCTGGTACCAGCTCCCGGGCGCCGGAGCCGGCTGCCGCGTCCACGGCGGCTTCATGAAGGCGCTGGGCCTgcagcggcgcggcggcggctggccGAGGGACGTCGCCGACCCCACCGGCGCCGGCAACGGCAGGCCGTTCGCCTACTACGCCATCAGGGAGAAGCTCAAACGTTTCCTGGACGGCAACCCGGGCGCCAGGTTCGCGGTCGCCGGGCACAGCCTGGGTGGCGCGCTGGCCGTGCTGTTCCCGACCGTGCTGGCGCTGCACGGGGAGGAGGCCGTGCTGGGGAGGCTGCAGGGCGTGTACACGTTCGGGCAGCCCCGCGTGGGCGACGAGCGGCTCGGGGCCTTCATGGCGCCGCACCTCGAGAACCCCAGCCGGTACTTCAGGTTCGTCTACTGCAACGACATCGTGCCCCGTGTGCCCTACGACGACTCCACGCTCCTCTTCAAGCACTTCGGGACCTGCCTCTACTTCGACAGCTTCTACAGAGGACAG GTGACCGTGGAGGAGCCCAACAAGAACTACTTCTCGGTGCTGGCCGTGGCGCCCAAGCTGGTGAACGCGTGGTGGGAGCTCGCCCGGAGCTTCCTCATCGGCTACGCGGAGGGGCCCGAGTACGCCGAGGGGTGGCTGATGCGGCTGGCCAGGGTCGCCGCGCTGGTGATGCCGGGGCTGCCACCGCACGCGCCGCAGGACTACGTCAACGCCACCAGGCTCGGGGCGGCGTCGCTCGGGCCGCTCGAGCTAGCCGAGCAGCCATTGTAA